In a genomic window of Microterricola viridarii:
- a CDS encoding penicillin acylase family protein, producing MGTDAPRSRRHRGVRALIAVLATLLVLLIVTAGIGVWTVQRSFPTTSGTLTVPGLTQPVAVARDSAGIPQITADNAHDLFYAQGFVHSQDRFWEMDFRRHVTSGRLSEMFGASQIGTDSFIRTLGWRTIAEAEVAMLDPETLGYYQAYADGVNAYLGSRSGADLSLEYAVLGLQNSEYQPERWTPADSVAWLKAMAWDLRSNLEDEIDRALLAAALPPADVALLHPGYPFASHPTIVGGAVAPAAAPASVDVAPLPAEASDAAEAPDAAAAPDASAALAQPDALASLAALKENLAALPELLGPAGNEIGSNSWVASGALTASGAPLLANDPHLGAVMPSVWYQMGLRCSEISDACPFDVAGYSFSGLPGIIIGHNDTIAWGLTNLGPDVADLFLERVGPDGYELDGAVQPLTVHTETIKVAGGEPVKLEIRSTARGPLVSDITPQFTSIAEDYPGASRQPAGEYALSLQWTALVPGQTPSAVFAINKARNWDEFRAGARLFEVPSQNLLYADVTGNIGYQAPGRIPIRSAGDGTLPLPGWTSANGWVGEIPFEQLPSVYNPPSGLIVTANNSAVGPDFPQMITQDWDLGYRAQQIDGRLAAEIAAGTKFTPSSMAAIQADNFNANAAALAPVLAALPLRPEAAEAQRLLANWDYSDDADSAASAYFNMIWRQLLAAMFHDKLPEGTWPAGGDRWFGVVGGLLEQPDSPWWTNERLGISGRDAMLTYAAEEAWAEGVEELGNDPRKWEWGDLHTLTLTNASFGESGIAAIEWLFNRGPFPVAGGSSVVNAVGWDATTGYTVDWVPSMRMVVSLADFDDSSWVNLTGASGHAFNPHYDDQAPLWQKHKTRPWAFTPDAVRDSTHDVLQLEPAR from the coding sequence GTGGGAACGGATGCACCACGATCACGACGGCACCGGGGGGTGCGGGCGCTCATCGCGGTGCTGGCCACACTGCTCGTGCTGCTCATCGTCACGGCCGGCATCGGCGTCTGGACGGTGCAGCGCTCCTTCCCCACGACGAGCGGCACGCTGACCGTGCCCGGGCTGACCCAGCCGGTTGCCGTGGCGAGGGATTCCGCCGGCATCCCGCAGATCACCGCCGACAACGCGCACGACCTGTTCTACGCGCAGGGCTTCGTGCACTCGCAGGACCGCTTCTGGGAGATGGACTTCCGTCGGCACGTGACCAGCGGACGCCTGTCCGAGATGTTCGGCGCCTCCCAGATCGGCACCGACTCCTTTATCCGCACCCTCGGCTGGCGCACCATCGCCGAGGCCGAGGTGGCCATGCTCGACCCGGAGACGCTCGGCTACTACCAGGCGTACGCCGACGGGGTGAACGCCTACCTCGGCAGCCGTTCCGGGGCCGACCTCTCCCTCGAGTACGCGGTGCTCGGCCTGCAGAACTCGGAGTACCAGCCGGAGCGCTGGACGCCCGCCGATTCCGTGGCCTGGCTGAAGGCGATGGCGTGGGACCTGCGCAGCAACCTGGAGGATGAGATCGACCGGGCGCTGCTGGCGGCGGCGCTGCCGCCCGCAGACGTGGCGCTGCTGCACCCCGGCTACCCCTTCGCCAGCCACCCGACGATCGTGGGCGGCGCGGTCGCCCCAGCCGCCGCCCCGGCATCCGTCGATGTCGCGCCGCTGCCGGCTGAGGCGTCGGACGCCGCTGAGGCACCGGATGCCGCTGCCGCTCCGGACGCATCTGCCGCGCTCGCCCAGCCGGACGCGCTCGCCTCGCTCGCCGCGCTCAAGGAGAACCTCGCTGCACTGCCCGAGCTGCTCGGCCCGGCCGGCAACGAGATCGGCTCGAACTCGTGGGTGGCGTCCGGGGCGCTGACGGCATCCGGCGCGCCCCTGCTCGCGAACGACCCGCACCTCGGCGCCGTGATGCCGTCGGTCTGGTACCAGATGGGCCTGCGCTGCAGCGAGATTTCGGATGCCTGCCCGTTCGACGTGGCCGGGTACAGCTTCTCCGGCCTGCCCGGCATCATCATCGGCCACAACGACACCATCGCCTGGGGGCTGACCAATCTGGGCCCGGATGTCGCCGACCTGTTCCTGGAGCGCGTCGGCCCCGACGGATACGAGCTGGACGGCGCCGTGCAGCCGCTGACCGTGCACACCGAGACGATCAAGGTCGCCGGCGGCGAGCCGGTGAAGCTGGAGATCCGCTCCACCGCGCGCGGACCCCTGGTCAGCGACATCACCCCGCAGTTCACCAGCATCGCCGAGGACTACCCGGGCGCGAGCAGGCAGCCGGCCGGCGAGTACGCCCTGTCACTGCAGTGGACGGCGCTCGTGCCCGGCCAGACGCCCTCCGCGGTCTTCGCGATCAACAAGGCCCGCAACTGGGACGAGTTCCGGGCCGGTGCCCGTCTGTTCGAGGTGCCGTCGCAGAACCTCCTCTACGCCGACGTCACCGGCAACATCGGCTACCAGGCTCCGGGCCGGATCCCGATCCGGAGCGCGGGCGACGGCACGCTGCCGCTGCCCGGCTGGACGAGCGCGAACGGCTGGGTGGGCGAGATCCCGTTCGAGCAGCTGCCGAGCGTGTACAACCCGCCGAGCGGCCTGATCGTCACCGCCAACAACTCGGCCGTCGGTCCCGACTTCCCGCAGATGATCACCCAGGACTGGGATCTCGGCTACCGCGCCCAGCAGATCGACGGGCGGCTCGCGGCCGAGATCGCCGCCGGCACGAAGTTCACGCCGAGCAGTATGGCCGCCATCCAGGCCGACAACTTCAATGCGAACGCGGCGGCGCTCGCGCCGGTGCTCGCGGCGCTCCCGCTGCGCCCCGAGGCGGCCGAGGCGCAGCGGCTGCTCGCGAACTGGGACTACTCGGATGACGCCGACTCGGCGGCATCCGCCTACTTCAACATGATCTGGCGGCAGCTGTTGGCGGCGATGTTCCACGACAAGCTGCCAGAGGGCACTTGGCCGGCCGGCGGCGACCGCTGGTTCGGCGTCGTCGGCGGCCTGCTCGAGCAGCCGGACTCGCCGTGGTGGACGAACGAGCGACTCGGCATCTCCGGGCGCGACGCCATGCTCACGTATGCGGCGGAGGAGGCGTGGGCGGAGGGCGTCGAGGAGCTCGGCAACGACCCGCGTAAGTGGGAATGGGGCGATCTGCACACGCTGACGCTCACGAATGCGAGCTTCGGCGAGTCGGGCATCGCGGCGATCGAGTGGCTGTTCAACCGCGGCCCGTTCCCGGTCGCCGGCGGATCCTCGGTCGTCAACGCGGTCGGCTGGGACGCGACGACCGGTTACACGGTCGACTGGGTGCCGTCGATGCGCATGGTGGTCAGCCTCGCCGACTTCGACGACTCCAGCTGGGTGAACCTGACCGGTGCGTCCGGGCACGCGTTCAACCCGCACTACGACGACCAGGCGCCGCTCTGGCAGAAGCACAAGACCCGGCCGTGGGCGTTCACCCCGGATGCCGTGCGCGACTCCACCCACGACGTGCTGCAGCTCGAGCCCGCGCGGTAG